GGCTCTCGCGCGCAAATTTTCGCGCCTCAAGATGCACTTTTGTCACCAGCGGACACGTCGCGTCAATCACGCGCAGGCTGCGCTCGGTGGCTTCCTCACGGACGCGCGGCGGAACGCCATGCGCGCTGAATACCAGCACAGCTTCCCTCGGCACCTCGCCGATGGACTCTACAAAAATTGCGCCTCGCTGCCGCAACTGTTCCACCACGTATCGGTTATGGACGATTTCGTGGTGGACGTAGACCGGCGCACCATACGCTTCGAGTGCGAGTTCAACAATATCCACCGCGCGCACCACTCCCGCGCAGAATCCGCGCGGGCGAACGCGAACCAGCACTTTATGGCCGTTGCCGCTCCCTTTAATCTGTGCAAGCTCTGGAGACATAGACCTCCATGGTATCGCATCCTGCCACTTTACGTCACCCGGTTTCCAAATCGGCGCGTCTGATCCAATAACGATCTGCCAGTCAGAGTTAATGATATTCTGTCGTACTTCGAAATACACCAGGGGGGAGCTTATGCTTTTGATCGATAGGATTGCCATCATCACTGGCGGTGGCCGTGGAATTGGGCGTGCCATCGCCCGGCGTTTTGCTGCCGCCGGCGCTAAGGTCGCCGTCGTCGCGCGCACCCAAAAAGAAATTGAAACTGTCGCGGGGGAACTGAGATCCGCGGGATATTCCGCCGTGGCCATTTCCGCCGACGTCTCGCAAGAGTCCGGCGCTCAAAAAATCGTTGCAGAGACGCTCAAGCATTTTGGCCGTATCGACATTCTCGTCAACAACGCCGGCGTGCTCGGCTCGGTCAAGGCCATCGAAGAAGTCGATCCGGCGGAATGGGATGCAGTCATTGCCGCAAACCTGCGCGGGCCTTTCCTGCTTTCGCGCCTCGTATTGCCGGAGATGTACCATCAAAAATCCGGAGCCATCATCAACATGTCCAGCGTCGCGGGTAAAGCCGCCTTTCGCTGGAATGCTCCGTATGCCGCTTCCAAGACAGGTCTGCTCGGCCTCACTCGAACGCTCGCCGCAGAAGCAGCGGCAAACGGGGTTCGCGTCAATGCGATCTGTCCTGGGCCTGTGGAGGAAACGGAAATGTTGCAAAAATTGGGCAAGGGGCTGAGCGAACGCTTGCAAACGAGTTCAGAGAAAGTCTCTCAGCAACTCGCTCTGGGAATACTTCAAGGCCGCGCCCAGAGGGTCGAGGAAATCGCAGCAGCCGCGCTTTTTCTCGCGTCGGACGCAGCGAGCGCGATTACGGGGCAGACTCTGAATGTGGATGGCGGAATGTCTTTTTACTGATCGCTTCGAGCCGCGTCCACTGCTGATGAATTTTAGGAATCAAAAGCTTGCCGCTGGCTTCCACCCAGTTCAGTCCGCGATCTCCCGCTTCCGTAACTACGTAAATCGCCAGCACGAAGAGCAAAAAACCGCCGAAAATCACCGCGAACAGGAGCTCGGCTGAAACCAGCTCTTGAAAGAAGTACGTCTGAAGCGCCAGAAAAGCGACAACACACCACCAAACCCACTTGGGAACCCGAGGAATTCGCATGGCCGTATACCTACCCCCGCTTGGTTAGATGCAAATAGGAGGCCGAAGGAACCGCTCACAAATTCTGCTTTGACTGACACTTCCGGGCGCGTCAGTCGGCCACGTGCAAAAAATATGTAAGACATTTCCGTGAATGTGAGGAATTTTGCGGAGTCCAGCATCAGCTGCGCGCGGCTTCTTCTTTCAGCTTGCGCACCAATCCGCTTCGCACCAGCCACGCAAGCGTCTCAATGAAGAAATTGCGCGACAAATGTTTTTGCTTTTCGATTGGCCAGGTGCCCATCGGCCAGTGGCGCGCCATCGCAGGAAGTTCGTGCTCGTGAAAAACGAATCGCGGCGGTCGGTGTGTCAGCCAGCGGATATATTCAAATGTCTTTCGCAGCAAACTATCCGGCTCTGCCGCCAGCCGCTTGTGAAGCCTGCCGCCAACCGGACGAATCCCTGCAAAGACCAGACATTCCGGTGGTTCGGGACGCAGAAACGAAAAATCTGCACCATCCACTAGATAGCCAACGAAAAAACCGGCGGCCTGGCTGTTGCTTCGCCTGTGCGAAGCGCTCCGCGAATCCGATATTGCTAGCGAGCTTGAAGAACGCGAGGCCAGAAACCAATAGCCCCTGAGTCCGCTTTCGCTCGCCGCGATTGGCAGATAACCCTTCAGGTATGGCGTAGCCAGTTCGCGAATCCATGCGGCTGACTCAGACGCGGGCTCGCGAACCGGCGAGCGGCGCCGTGTCCGTGAAATCGCCGCGCGCTTCTTCTTTGGCCGCGCGCCTTTCAACGGCCCTCGAATGGATACTTGTCGCCCGCGAGAACCGCAGCAGCAACACGCCTGCGAAGGGCAATCGTGTCGATGGGGTCGCGCTTCGCGAAGCGTCGCAGCACGGCGATTTGCGTCCGCAGCGCGTCACCCTCGAGCGTCGCTGCCAGGGCCGTGCGCGCTTCGCGTTCGATGCGATCCGCCGCATCGGATATAAACGCGCGCGTCGCGTCGCCCATCAGCGCGGCCGCGTCGCTGCTCTGGCGATTCGCTGCTTTCTGTGCGCGTCGCAAGCTGGATTCCATAGCGTAGATTTCCATCACTACATTGGCGAGGCACGCAACGATTTCCTGCCGCTCCGAAAGCTGCTCGCGGAAACGCTGTACCGCCGCGCCCGCGGCCTGCAGGAAAATCTTCTTCCCGTTCGTGATCGCCTTTTCCTCCGCAGCAAAAGGTCCCCCGGAACCTTCATCGAATGACGGCCCGGCCAGTACCTCATCGGCCAGCTTCATCGCCGCAGGAATCAGCGGCAACACTCCGCCGGTTGCGCGCTTCATCAGCATCTGAATGATGAGCATGCGGTTGATTTCGTTCGTTCCCTCGAAGATGCGGTTCACGCGGCTGTCTCGATACGAACGCGCCACAGGATAGTCCTCGTGAAATCCATAGCCGCCAAAAATCTGCACCGCTTCATCGACGCAATAGTCGACCACTTCGCTGCCATAGATTTTGCTGATGGAGCTTTCGATGGCGTATTCCTCGAGCATCTTCATGCCCTGCTCGGTTTTCGTCGTGCCTTCCGGAGCCGCTTCGATGGCTGCGTCGATCAATCCTGCAGAGCGGTAAATCATCGACTCGACCGCATAAATGCGAATCGCCATCTCCGCGAGTTTTGCGTCGATCAGTCCGAATTGCGCGAGTTGCTTGCCGAACGCTGTGCGCTCCTTCGCGTACTTCGACGCTGCTTCCAACACTTTCTTCGCGCCGCCGACGCAATACGCACCGAGGCTGAATCGTCCAGCATTCAGCGTGTTGAATGCGACGATGTGCCCGCGCCCAATTTCGTGCAGCAGGTTTTCCTTTGGCACGGGGCAGTTTTCAAAGAAGAGCGCCACCGTCGAGCTGCCCTTGATTCCCATCTTTTTCTCTTCTGCGCCAATGGAAAATCCCGGCAACCCGCGCTCCACGAGAAAACAAGAAAACTTTTCGCCATCTACCTTGGCAAACACGACGTACAAATCCGCAAAACCGCCGTTCGTGATCCACATTTTCTGGCCGTTCAGAATCCAATTCTTGCCGTCCGGCGAGAGCGTCGCGCGCGTTCGTGCCGCCAGCGCATCCGAGCCTGCCTGTGGTTCGGACAAGCAGTAGCAGGAAATAATTTCGCCAGTCGCAATTCGCGGAAGATATTTTTTCTTCTGCTCATCCGTTCCGAAATAAACGATGGGAACCGTGCCAATGCCCGCGTGCCCGCCATGTGTCACCGCAAAAGACGCATACGCAGCGAGTTTTTCCGAAAGCAACGTCGAGGAAACTTTGTCCAGCCCCGCTCCGCCGTACTCTTCCGGAATCCCGCCGCCGAGCAAACCGACTTCGCCCGCCTTCTTGAGCACTTGCGCCATCAAGCCTTCTTTGTGCTGTTCCAGCTCAGGGACGAGCGGGAGAACTTCCTTGGCGACAAACTCTTCGGCCGTCTGTCCGATCAATCGTTGATCGCCCGTCAAATCCGCCGGTGTGAAAATGTCTTCGGGTTTACAGGTGGAGATTAAAAATCCGCCGCCGCGCGTGAGACTTTGCGAAACCGTCGTTGTCGCCATATCGACTCCTTCACCACAAGAACTTGAACGCGAAAACGTGGCCGCGAAAAATCGCGACGCAAAATTCGCATCTATCCGCTTTGCGCCGCCGCCTTGACTTTCTCGACGTACTCGGCTGGAAAATTGTGCTCCGCCGCGCCTTCCAAAATCGTCTGTAAATAATGCGGCGCGGGCCGCAGCCCCTTGTCCACCTTCGTCGCAATGTAAACCTGCGCGGCTGCGCTTTTGCCTTCTCCGTAAGTGACGTTCACTTCAATCCGCCGGTAATGCTCGGGCACACCCTCGAATCGGTCCAGGTTTCGAAACGACGACTCCGTGATCCGGTAAAGCACGCCAAGAACAAATTCCCCCGCTGCCTGGCGAACGTTCGCTGTCGCAACACCGCCGCGAGCCTTCTTATTGAACACAAGCTCGTAATTCTCCAGCCGCGCTGCGTGCTCCTCCAGAATCTCTGCGCGCGAGCTCATCTGCTTCTTGCTCATGTTACTGGCGTAAGCGAAATACCAGGCTGCTGGTGCGGGCATCGTTTCCTACGGAACTGAATTGAAGTTCGCGTCCAGTGCTTTACTATCTTAGCCAGAATTCGCGTCGCGCGTAAATCCCCTCGTGGCCCGGCATGCACGATTCATAGACTTAGGAACCATTTCTCCTGGTTAGTGTCTTCCACATCACCATTTCTTGTTCTTGCATCAAGTCTTCGAGCCGTCTGCGCACAGGCGTTTACATGCGCTCGAAAATTCCTGCTGCGCCCATGCCGCCGCCGACGCACATGGTCACCAGACCGTAACGCGCCTTGCGCCGCTCGAGTTCGCGCAGAATTGTCGCTGTCAACTTCGCTCCTGTGCATCCCAGCGGATGCCCCAGCGCGACGGCGCCGCCATTCGGGTTCACGCGCGCTGGATCAAGCTTCGCCAGCTTGATTACCGTCAGCGATTGCGCCGCGAACGCTTCGTTCAATTCGATTACGTCGATCTGGTCGAGAGCAAGTCCTGCAAGCTTCAGCGCTTTCGGTATCGCGAACACGGGCCCGACGCCCATCTCCTCCGGCGGGCAGCCTGCCGTCGCGAACGCCACAAAGCGAGCTAGCGGTTTCGCCGCCAGCGATCGTGCGTG
This region of Candidatus Acidiferrales bacterium genomic DNA includes:
- a CDS encoding gamma-glutamylcyclotransferase family protein, with translation MPAPAAWYFAYASNMSKKQMSSRAEILEEHAARLENYELVFNKKARGGVATANVRQAAGEFVLGVLYRITESSFRNLDRFEGVPEHYRRIEVNVTYGEGKSAAAQVYIATKVDKGLRPAPHYLQTILEGAAEHNFPAEYVEKVKAAAQSG
- a CDS encoding acyl-CoA dehydrogenase family protein; the protein is MATTTVSQSLTRGGGFLISTCKPEDIFTPADLTGDQRLIGQTAEEFVAKEVLPLVPELEQHKEGLMAQVLKKAGEVGLLGGGIPEEYGGAGLDKVSSTLLSEKLAAYASFAVTHGGHAGIGTVPIVYFGTDEQKKKYLPRIATGEIISCYCLSEPQAGSDALAARTRATLSPDGKNWILNGQKMWITNGGFADLYVVFAKVDGEKFSCFLVERGLPGFSIGAEEKKMGIKGSSTVALFFENCPVPKENLLHEIGRGHIVAFNTLNAGRFSLGAYCVGGAKKVLEAASKYAKERTAFGKQLAQFGLIDAKLAEMAIRIYAVESMIYRSAGLIDAAIEAAPEGTTKTEQGMKMLEEYAIESSISKIYGSEVVDYCVDEAVQIFGGYGFHEDYPVARSYRDSRVNRIFEGTNEINRMLIIQMLMKRATGGVLPLIPAAMKLADEVLAGPSFDEGSGGPFAAEEKAITNGKKIFLQAAGAAVQRFREQLSERQEIVACLANVVMEIYAMESSLRRAQKAANRQSSDAAALMGDATRAFISDAADRIEREARTALAATLEGDALRTQIAVLRRFAKRDPIDTIALRRRVAAAVLAGDKYPFEGR
- a CDS encoding glucose 1-dehydrogenase; translation: MLLIDRIAIITGGGRGIGRAIARRFAAAGAKVAVVARTQKEIETVAGELRSAGYSAVAISADVSQESGAQKIVAETLKHFGRIDILVNNAGVLGSVKAIEEVDPAEWDAVIAANLRGPFLLSRLVLPEMYHQKSGAIINMSSVAGKAAFRWNAPYAASKTGLLGLTRTLAAEAAANGVRVNAICPGPVEETEMLQKLGKGLSERLQTSSEKVSQQLALGILQGRAQRVEEIAAAALFLASDAASAITGQTLNVDGGMSFY